In Bradyrhizobium guangxiense, the following are encoded in one genomic region:
- a CDS encoding polysaccharide biosynthesis/export family protein, which yields MPVARAFRSTISAVALAASAALTLGGCMQTAGPVAVMQPRPDLDSMAYGQPYSAPQPVVVADGGGAIGALRNSFAASPAPMPVGYAAPMPAPVRYDASYHLDAGDKLRVVVYGQEGLTNSYAIDAGGSITMPLIGAVPARGRTTAGLAGEIAARLRNGYIREPSVAVEIEAYRPFFILGEVTAPGQYPYVPNMTVESAVAIAGGFSPRAKRDVVTVTHTENGGSMRAVVPLGTPLNPGDTVFVGERWF from the coding sequence GTGCCAGTTGCACGCGCGTTTCGATCGACGATCTCGGCAGTGGCCCTGGCAGCGTCCGCCGCGCTGACCCTTGGCGGCTGCATGCAGACGGCCGGTCCCGTCGCGGTGATGCAGCCCCGTCCCGATCTCGACTCCATGGCCTATGGCCAGCCCTACAGCGCTCCGCAGCCGGTCGTCGTTGCCGACGGTGGCGGCGCCATCGGCGCGCTGCGCAATTCGTTTGCCGCTTCGCCCGCACCCATGCCGGTGGGCTACGCCGCGCCGATGCCGGCCCCCGTGCGCTATGACGCCTCCTATCATCTCGACGCCGGCGATAAGCTGCGCGTCGTGGTCTACGGCCAGGAAGGCCTCACCAACAGTTATGCCATCGACGCCGGCGGCTCCATCACCATGCCGCTGATCGGCGCGGTGCCGGCGCGCGGCCGCACCACCGCAGGCCTTGCCGGCGAGATCGCCGCGCGGCTGCGCAACGGCTACATCCGCGAGCCCTCGGTGGCGGTGGAGATCGAGGCCTATCGCCCGTTCTTCATTCTCGGCGAAGTCACCGCGCCCGGCCAATATCCTTATGTGCCGAACATGACGGTCGAGAGCGCGGTCGCGATCGCCGGCGGCTTCTCGCCGCGCGCCAAGCGCGACGTGGTCACCGTCACGCACACCGAGAATGGCGGCTCCATGCGCGCCGTGGTGCCGCTCGGCACCCCGCTCAACCCCGGCGACACCGTGTTCGTCGGCGAGCGCTGGTTCTAG
- the msrA gene encoding peptide-methionine (S)-S-oxide reductase MsrA, with the protein MLFMRKTTALPSAAEALPGRAQAIPTAATHFVNGRKLHAPYPAGFEQAVFGLGCFWGAERKFWQLGDGIYTTAVGYAGGHTPNPTYEETCSGRTGHTEVVLVVFDPSKISYEKLLRTFWESHNPTQGMRQGNDVGTQYRSAIYTCSDAQKKAADESKALYQKALAAKGLGTITTEIAPSGEFYFAEDYHQQYLAKNPAGYCGLGGTGVSCPIGVGVSG; encoded by the coding sequence ATGCTGTTCATGCGCAAGACCACCGCGTTGCCGAGCGCAGCTGAGGCGCTGCCCGGCCGCGCGCAGGCCATTCCGACCGCGGCCACCCATTTCGTCAACGGCCGCAAGCTGCATGCGCCTTATCCCGCCGGCTTCGAGCAGGCGGTGTTCGGGCTCGGCTGCTTCTGGGGCGCCGAGCGCAAATTCTGGCAGCTCGGCGACGGCATCTACACCACCGCTGTCGGCTATGCCGGCGGCCACACGCCGAACCCGACCTATGAAGAGACCTGTTCGGGCCGCACCGGCCACACCGAAGTGGTGCTGGTCGTATTCGATCCGAGCAAGATCTCCTACGAGAAGCTGTTGAGGACGTTCTGGGAGAGCCACAACCCGACGCAGGGCATGCGTCAGGGCAACGATGTCGGCACGCAGTACCGAAGCGCGATCTACACCTGTTCCGATGCGCAGAAGAAAGCGGCCGACGAGTCGAAGGCGCTCTATCAGAAGGCGCTCGCAGCCAAAGGTCTCGGCACCATCACCACCGAGATCGCGCCATCAGGCGAATTCTATTTCGCCGAGGACTACCATCAGCAATATCTGGCGAAGAACCCCGCCGGCTATTGCGGCCTGGGCGGCACCGGCGTGTCCTGCCCGATCGGTGTCGGTGTGAGCGGGTAA
- the rpsT gene encoding 30S ribosomal protein S20 — protein sequence MANTTSAKKATRKIARRTAVNKSRRTQMRGAVRTVEEAIKTGDRAAAVKALATAEPALMRAAQRNIIHKNNASRKVSRLTAQIAKLAK from the coding sequence ATGGCCAATACCACTTCCGCCAAGAAAGCGACGCGCAAGATCGCCCGCCGCACCGCCGTCAACAAGTCGCGCCGCACGCAGATGCGCGGTGCCGTGCGGACCGTCGAGGAAGCCATCAAGACCGGCGACCGCGCCGCCGCCGTGAAGGCGCTCGCGACCGCCGAGCCCGCTTTGATGCGCGCCGCCCAGCGCAACATCATTCACAAGAATAACGCCAGCCGCAAAGTCTCGCGACTCACCGCGCAGATCGCCAAGCTCGCCAAGTAA
- the dnaA gene encoding chromosomal replication initiator protein DnaA: MTMEQDRWSRVKGRLRSSVGEDVYTSWFARMDLEGVQDESVRLSVPTRFLKSWIQAHYAERVLSCWQAEMPEVHRIDLTVRSAVRPVAQPKEAPAPVEARRAPTPELRSTATAPVSANHDALGGSPLDPRLTFASFVVGRSNTLAHAAARQVAEGRRGDPVMFNPLYIHAGVGLGKTHLLQAVTWAGNSGNERKVLYLTAEKFMYGFVAALKTQTALAFKEALRGIDVLVIDDLQFLQGKSTQAEFCHTLNALIDAGRQVVIAADRPPSDLESLDDRVRSRLAGGLVVEMGSLGEELRHGILKSRVAAARTHHATFDVPEEVLHYLARTITHNGRDLEGAINRLLAHSKLNNQPVTLEMAEREVRDLVRPQEPKRIKIEDIQRVVARQYNVSRSDLLSSRRTANVVRPRQVAMYLAKTLTLRSLPEIGRRFGGRDHTTVLHAVRKIEALVSKDTALSEEVESLKRQLQE, from the coding sequence ATGACAATGGAACAGGATCGCTGGTCACGCGTGAAGGGTCGGCTGCGCTCGAGCGTTGGCGAGGACGTTTACACGAGCTGGTTTGCGCGCATGGATCTGGAAGGCGTGCAGGACGAGAGCGTGCGGCTCTCGGTGCCGACGCGCTTCCTGAAGAGCTGGATCCAGGCCCATTATGCCGAGCGCGTGCTGTCGTGCTGGCAGGCCGAGATGCCGGAAGTGCATCGCATCGACCTCACCGTTCGCTCCGCGGTGCGTCCGGTGGCGCAGCCGAAGGAAGCGCCCGCCCCGGTCGAGGCGCGCCGCGCGCCGACGCCGGAATTGCGCTCGACCGCGACCGCGCCGGTCTCGGCCAATCACGACGCGCTCGGCGGCTCGCCGCTCGATCCGCGCCTGACCTTTGCGAGCTTCGTCGTCGGCCGCTCCAACACGCTGGCGCATGCGGCTGCGCGTCAGGTCGCGGAAGGTCGCCGCGGCGACCCCGTGATGTTCAACCCGCTCTACATCCATGCCGGCGTCGGCCTCGGCAAGACGCATCTGCTCCAGGCGGTGACCTGGGCCGGCAATTCCGGCAACGAGCGCAAGGTGCTGTATCTCACGGCGGAAAAGTTCATGTACGGCTTCGTCGCCGCGCTGAAGACGCAGACGGCGCTGGCGTTCAAGGAAGCGCTGCGCGGCATCGACGTGCTGGTCATCGACGACCTGCAGTTCCTGCAGGGCAAGTCGACCCAAGCCGAGTTCTGTCACACGCTGAACGCGTTGATCGACGCCGGCCGCCAGGTCGTGATCGCGGCCGACCGTCCGCCGTCCGATCTCGAAAGCCTCGATGATCGCGTCCGCTCGCGGCTCGCCGGCGGCCTCGTGGTCGAGATGGGCTCGCTCGGCGAAGAGCTGCGCCACGGCATCCTCAAGTCGCGCGTTGCAGCCGCCCGCACCCATCATGCGACGTTCGACGTGCCCGAGGAGGTGCTGCATTATCTGGCGCGCACCATCACCCATAACGGCCGCGACCTCGAAGGCGCGATCAACCGCCTCCTGGCGCATTCCAAGCTCAACAACCAGCCGGTGACGCTGGAGATGGCCGAGCGCGAGGTGCGCGACCTGGTGCGGCCGCAGGAGCCGAAGCGGATCAAGATCGAGGATATCCAGCGCGTGGTGGCGCGGCAGTATAATGTCAGCCGCTCCGACCTCTTGTCGTCGCGCCGCACCGCCAACGTGGTGCGCCCGCGGCAGGTTGCGATGTATCTCGCCAAGACGCTGACCCTGCGCTCGCTCCCGGAGATCGGCCGCCGCTTCGGCGGGCGCGACCACACCACGGTGCTGCACGCCGTGCGCAAGATCGAGGCGCTGGTCTCCAAGGACACCGCGCTGTCGGAGGAAGTGGAGTCGCTGAAGCGCCAGCTTCAGGAATAA
- the dnaN gene encoding DNA polymerase III subunit beta encodes MKVTVERAQLLKSLGHVHRVVERRNTIPILGNVLVRAENAKLSLKATDLDLEVTETLPAETATAGSTTVPAHMFYDIVRKLPDGSQIVLEADGDRAVLAIRAGRSRFTLQTLPENDFPDLAAGDMSHSFSLAAKDIKRLIDRTQFAISTEETRYYLNGIYLHAAGTAKAATLRGVATDGHRLAQLDLVQPKGAEGMPGVIVPRKTVGEVQRLIEDTDAEMTIELSQAKIRFTIGNVVLTSKLIDGTFPDYGRVIPQGNDKELVVDKKDFENAVDRVSTISSERGRAVKLSLSAGKLVLSVTNPDSGSATEELEVEYASDALDIGFNSRYLLDIAAQIEGDVATLKLADPGSPTLVQDRDDKSALYVLMPMRV; translated from the coding sequence ATGAAGGTTACGGTCGAACGCGCGCAACTCCTGAAGTCACTGGGCCATGTCCACCGCGTGGTCGAACGCCGCAACACGATTCCGATCCTCGGCAACGTGCTGGTCCGGGCCGAGAACGCCAAGCTGTCGTTGAAGGCGACCGACCTCGATCTCGAGGTGACGGAAACGTTGCCTGCGGAAACCGCGACAGCGGGTTCCACCACCGTGCCGGCGCACATGTTCTACGACATCGTGCGCAAGCTGCCTGATGGCTCGCAGATCGTGCTGGAGGCCGACGGCGACCGCGCCGTGCTGGCGATCCGCGCCGGCCGCTCGCGCTTCACGCTGCAGACGCTGCCGGAGAACGACTTCCCGGATCTGGCCGCCGGCGACATGTCGCATTCCTTCTCGCTCGCCGCCAAGGACATCAAGCGACTGATCGACCGCACCCAGTTCGCGATCTCGACGGAAGAGACGCGCTATTATCTCAACGGCATCTATCTGCACGCCGCCGGCACCGCCAAGGCCGCGACCCTGCGCGGCGTCGCCACCGACGGCCACCGCCTCGCCCAGCTCGACCTGGTGCAGCCCAAGGGCGCCGAGGGCATGCCCGGCGTGATCGTGCCGCGCAAGACCGTCGGCGAGGTGCAGCGCCTGATCGAGGACACCGACGCCGAGATGACCATCGAGCTGTCGCAGGCCAAGATCCGCTTCACCATCGGCAACGTCGTGCTGACCTCGAAACTGATCGACGGCACCTTCCCCGATTACGGCCGCGTCATTCCGCAAGGCAACGACAAGGAGCTCGTCGTCGACAAGAAGGATTTTGAGAACGCGGTCGACCGTGTCTCCACCATCTCCAGCGAGCGCGGCCGCGCGGTGAAACTGTCGCTGTCGGCCGGCAAGCTGGTGCTGTCGGTGACCAACCCGGATTCCGGCAGCGCGACCGAAGAGCTCGAGGTCGAATACGCCTCCGACGCCCTCGATATCGGCTTCAACTCCCGCTATCTGCTCGACATCGCCGCCCAGATCGAAGGCGACGTCGCAACGCTCAAGCTCGCCGATCCCGGCTCGCCGACCCTGGTGCAGGACCGCGACGACAAGAGCGCGCTGTATGTGCTGATGCCGATGCGGGTGTGA
- a CDS encoding GIY-YIG nuclease family protein, whose product MTYWVYILASKPGGTLYIGVTNNLIRRVYEHREGLADGFTKRYGVKTLVYFEAHDTIAAALQREKNMKHWSREWKIDLIVKGNPAWQDLYDEIAR is encoded by the coding sequence ATGACCTATTGGGTGTATATCCTCGCTAGTAAGCCCGGTGGAACGCTCTACATCGGTGTCACGAACAATCTGATCCGGCGCGTCTACGAACATCGCGAAGGTCTGGCCGATGGCTTCACCAAACGTTACGGAGTGAAGACTCTGGTCTATTTCGAGGCGCATGACACGATCGCCGCTGCCCTTCAGCGCGAGAAAAATATGAAACACTGGTCACGCGAGTGGAAGATCGATTTGATCGTGAAGGGCAATCCCGCGTGGCAAGACCTATATGATGAAATTGCCCGCTGA
- the recF gene encoding DNA replication/repair protein RecF (All proteins in this family for which functions are known are DNA-binding proteins that assist the filamentation of RecA onto DNA for the initiation of recombination or recombinational repair.): MTPSRIHRLTLTHFRNYRAAGLETAADLVALVGPNGAGKTNCIEAISFLSPGRGLRRATLEDVADNQGDGSWAVSAQVEGALGLATLGTGIEPPRADTAVSRRCRIDREPVGSASAFGDHIRMVWLTPAMDGLFMGAASERRRFFDRLVLAIDNEHSSRINALERSLRSRNRLLETRNYDDHWCDAIERETAELAVAVAATRGQTAARLTGMLNARAQASAFPSARIALDGWMENALLEETATSVEDRYRQILRDNRPRDAIAGRTTDGPHLTDLQVVYAPKNMPARDASTGEQKALLIGLVLAHASLVAEMTGIVPLLLLDEVVAHLDPNRRAALFDELKTLGAQVWLTGADPAAFADIGAGGEVFDVESGRVSARSQQRD, encoded by the coding sequence ATGACCCCCTCCCGCATTCACCGCCTGACGCTGACGCATTTTCGCAATTACCGGGCGGCGGGGCTCGAGACGGCGGCTGACCTGGTGGCGCTGGTCGGGCCGAACGGGGCGGGCAAGACCAATTGCATCGAGGCGATCTCGTTCCTGTCGCCCGGACGGGGCCTGCGGCGCGCCACGCTGGAGGACGTCGCCGACAACCAGGGCGACGGCTCCTGGGCGGTGTCGGCGCAGGTCGAGGGCGCGCTGGGGCTGGCGACGCTCGGCACCGGCATCGAGCCGCCGCGCGCGGACACCGCGGTGAGCCGGCGCTGCCGCATCGACCGCGAGCCGGTGGGCTCGGCCAGCGCCTTCGGCGACCACATCCGCATGGTGTGGCTGACGCCGGCGATGGACGGGCTGTTCATGGGCGCAGCCTCCGAGCGACGGCGCTTCTTCGACCGCCTGGTGCTCGCCATCGACAACGAGCATTCCAGCCGCATCAACGCGCTGGAGCGTTCCTTGCGCTCGCGCAACCGCCTGCTCGAGACCCGCAATTACGACGACCATTGGTGCGACGCGATCGAGCGCGAGACCGCGGAGCTCGCGGTCGCGGTCGCGGCAACGCGCGGCCAGACCGCGGCAAGGCTGACCGGCATGCTCAACGCGCGCGCACAGGCCTCCGCCTTTCCCTCGGCGCGAATCGCGCTCGACGGCTGGATGGAGAACGCACTGCTGGAGGAGACCGCGACCTCGGTCGAGGACCGCTACCGCCAGATCCTGCGCGACAACCGTCCGCGCGATGCCATCGCCGGCCGCACCACCGACGGCCCGCATCTCACCGACCTCCAGGTCGTTTACGCACCGAAGAACATGCCGGCGCGCGATGCCTCGACCGGCGAGCAGAAGGCGCTGCTGATCGGCCTCGTGCTGGCGCATGCGAGCCTGGTCGCCGAAATGACCGGCATCGTGCCGCTGCTGCTGCTCGACGAGGTCGTCGCGCATCTCGACCCGAACCGGCGCGCCGCGCTGTTCGACGAGCTGAAGACGCTCGGCGCGCAGGTGTGGCTGACGGGCGCCGACCCTGCCGCCTTCGCCGACATCGGCGCGGGAGGCGAAGTGTTTGACGTCGAGAGCGGACGAGTCTCCGCTCGAAGCCAGCAGCGCGATTGA